In one Umezawaea sp. Da 62-37 genomic region, the following are encoded:
- a CDS encoding DNA internalization-related competence protein ComEC/Rec2 → MSPHVRLVPAALLVWAVALSGLLWSWLAAVLIGTCACLVGAVALRKGWCERSCALALAVVAPVAAGSIGLRVQQSESHPARAAANRGESVVLRAELSDRPRGLRSEGFAGRPGGVQSVIVRADVDSIELEGVTIRGGGEVLLVAPASGWLNLLPGQEITARGVLAPPRSGELTVAVLRVRGPPLRTGQAPVWQRAAEALRSGLREAATTLDPEPAGLLPALVVGDTAEVSSRVEDEFRTAGLAHLLAVSGANLAILCGAVLLLLRIFRIGPKGCAAGASVALVGFVILAGPEPSVLRAAVMGAVALLALVLGRERSALPALAATVIVLVLYDPALGVAPGFALSVVATAALVLLSPRWAAGLRDRGVPIGLAEALAVPMAASLVTAPLVVAISGRISLVSVVANLLAAPVVAPATVLGVLAAVVAPVHHGAARVLVELSGPEVSWLIAVGRKASEVPGGSVAWIEGWRGGLLLTVVLLVAYGLLKARRTRTLLAAVLVGAVLVLVPTQVVAPGWPPAGWSAVACDVGQGDAVVLATAEPGRAVLVDTGPDPAPVASCLRRLGIRRIPLLVLSHLHADHIGGLVAVLADRSVGAVAIGPSHEPGWAWEEVRRRTQAAGVELVELTAGQRLEWPGLALEVLGPKGEPASAEDENTAINDSSLVLRARTAAGRVLLTGDIELAGQAALLGGHVDLAAEVLKVPHHGSRFSAPEFLAAVRPRVALVSVGAGNRYGHPNGPVIDALTRRGALVLRTDRDGDTAVLHGDGGPLVVRSKR, encoded by the coding sequence GTGAGCCCCCATGTCCGACTGGTTCCCGCGGCACTGCTGGTCTGGGCGGTGGCCCTGAGCGGGTTGCTCTGGAGCTGGCTCGCCGCCGTTCTCATCGGTACCTGCGCCTGCCTGGTGGGCGCGGTGGCACTCCGCAAAGGCTGGTGCGAACGGTCGTGCGCCCTGGCACTCGCCGTCGTGGCACCGGTGGCGGCGGGCTCGATAGGGCTGCGGGTGCAGCAGTCGGAAAGCCATCCCGCCCGAGCGGCCGCGAACCGCGGTGAGTCGGTCGTCCTGCGGGCGGAACTGTCCGACCGGCCACGCGGTCTGCGCTCCGAAGGGTTCGCGGGCCGTCCCGGCGGAGTCCAGTCGGTGATCGTGCGGGCGGACGTCGACTCGATCGAACTGGAGGGTGTGACGATCCGCGGAGGAGGTGAGGTGTTGCTGGTGGCACCGGCGTCGGGCTGGCTCAACCTGTTGCCCGGCCAGGAGATCACGGCCCGAGGCGTTCTCGCGCCGCCGAGGTCGGGGGAGCTCACGGTGGCGGTGTTGCGGGTTCGCGGTCCGCCCCTGCGGACGGGGCAGGCACCCGTCTGGCAGCGGGCCGCCGAAGCACTCCGGTCCGGTCTGCGCGAGGCCGCCACCACCCTCGATCCGGAACCCGCCGGTCTGCTGCCCGCCCTGGTGGTGGGCGACACCGCCGAGGTGTCGTCGAGGGTGGAGGACGAGTTCCGCACAGCGGGTCTCGCCCATCTGCTGGCCGTCAGCGGTGCGAACCTCGCGATCCTGTGCGGAGCGGTCCTGTTGCTGCTGCGGATCTTCCGCATCGGGCCGAAGGGGTGTGCGGCGGGGGCGTCGGTGGCCCTGGTGGGGTTCGTCATCCTCGCTGGGCCGGAGCCGAGTGTGCTGCGGGCCGCGGTGATGGGCGCGGTGGCGTTGCTGGCGCTGGTGCTGGGTCGGGAGCGGTCGGCGTTGCCCGCGTTGGCGGCGACGGTGATCGTGCTGGTCCTGTACGACCCGGCGCTGGGTGTCGCTCCGGGGTTCGCGCTGTCGGTCGTCGCCACGGCGGCGCTGGTGCTCCTCTCGCCCCGGTGGGCGGCGGGCCTGCGGGATCGCGGTGTGCCGATCGGGCTCGCGGAAGCGCTGGCCGTGCCGATGGCGGCCAGCCTGGTGACCGCTCCGCTGGTGGTGGCGATCTCCGGGCGGATCAGCCTGGTGTCCGTGGTGGCCAACCTGCTGGCCGCTCCGGTCGTGGCGCCGGCGACCGTGCTGGGCGTGCTCGCCGCCGTGGTGGCCCCTGTCCACCACGGTGCGGCACGGGTGCTGGTCGAGCTGTCCGGGCCCGAGGTGAGCTGGCTGATCGCGGTCGGCCGGAAGGCGTCGGAGGTGCCGGGCGGGTCCGTGGCCTGGATCGAGGGGTGGCGGGGCGGGCTGCTGCTGACGGTGGTCCTGCTGGTGGCGTACGGGTTGCTGAAAGCACGACGGACCCGGACGTTGCTGGCCGCGGTGCTGGTCGGTGCCGTGCTGGTGCTGGTGCCGACCCAGGTCGTCGCACCGGGCTGGCCACCCGCGGGGTGGTCGGCCGTCGCCTGCGACGTCGGGCAGGGGGACGCGGTCGTGCTCGCCACGGCCGAACCCGGCCGGGCGGTGCTGGTCGACACCGGACCGGATCCGGCGCCGGTCGCGTCGTGCCTGCGGCGCCTGGGGATCCGGCGGATTCCGCTGCTGGTGCTCAGCCACCTGCACGCGGATCACATCGGTGGGCTCGTGGCCGTGCTCGCCGACCGGAGCGTGGGTGCGGTGGCCATCGGGCCGTCGCACGAACCGGGCTGGGCGTGGGAGGAGGTTCGCCGTCGGACGCAGGCGGCGGGCGTGGAACTGGTCGAGTTGACCGCTGGTCAACGTCTGGAGTGGCCGGGACTGGCGCTGGAAGTGCTGGGGCCGAAGGGGGAACCCGCTTCGGCCGAGGACGAGAACACGGCGATCAACGACTCGTCGCTGGTGCTGCGCGCCCGCACGGCGGCCGGCCGGGTGCTGCTGACCGGTGACATCGAACTGGCGGGCCAGGCCGCTCTGCTGGGCGGGCACGTCGATCTGGCCGCCGAGGTGTTGAAGGTGCCCCACCACGGATCGCGGTTCTCGGCGCCTGAGTTCCTGGCCGCGGTCCGGCCGAGGGTGGCGCTGGTCAGCGTCGGCGCGGGCAACCGGTACGGCCACCCGAACGGGCCGGTGATCGACGCCTTGACCCGGCGAGGGGCGCTGGTGCTGCGCACCGACCGGGATGGCGACACCGCGGTCCTGCACGGGGACGGTGGGCCGCTTGTCGTACGAAGCAAACGATGA